A window of Glycine soja cultivar W05 chromosome 2, ASM419377v2, whole genome shotgun sequence genomic DNA:
TTGTACAGGAATTCAAGAGGAAGAACAAAGTTGACATTAGTGGGAACCCAAGAGCCCTAAGGAGGTTGAGAAGTGCATGCGAGAGGGCAAAAAGGATACTCTCATATGCAGTGACTACCAACATTGAGGTAGATGCTTTATTTCAGGGTGTTGATTTTTGCTCCTCAATCACTCGTGCAAAGTTTGAGGAAATCAATATGGAGCTCTTTGAAGAGTGTATGGAAACAGTTGATAGGTGTCTTTCTGATGCTAACATGGACAAGAGCAGTGTACATGATGTTGTCCTTGTTGGTGGTTCTTCTAGGATTCCCAAAGTGCAGGAGCTATTGCAGGGCTTCTTCGATGGGAAGGTTCTGTGCAAGAGCATCAACCCTGACGAGGCTGTTGCTTATGGTGCAGCTGTGCAGGCTGCTTTGTTGAGTAAAGGCATTGTGAATGTTCCAAACTTGGTCCTATTGGATATTACACCACTGTCTCTTGGTGTATCGGTACAAGGAGATCTCATGAGTGTGGTGATTCCTAGAAATACTACCATTCCTGTAAGGAGGACAAAAACATATGTTACAACTGAAGACAACCAATCTGCTGTCATGATTGAGGTTTATGAGGGCGAGAGAACAAGAGCGAGTGATAACAATTTGCTGGGTTTCTTCACACTTTCTGGCATTCCTCCTGCTCCTCGTGGCCATCCTTTGTATGAAACCTTTGACATAGATGAAAATGGTATTCTATCTGTTTCCGCTGAGGAAGAAAGCACCGGCAATAAGAACGAGATTACCATAACCAATGAGAAAGAAAGACTGTCAaccaaagaaattaaaagaatgatTCAAGAAGCTGAATATTACAAGGCTGAAGATAAGAAATTCCTTAGGAAGGCCAAAGCAATGAATGATTTGGATTATTATGTTTACAAAATCAAGAATGCTTTAAAGAAAAAGGATATCAGCTCAAAGCTTTGCtcaaaagaaaaggagaatgTCAGTTC
This region includes:
- the LOC114384566 gene encoding probable mediator of RNA polymerase II transcription subunit 37c, giving the protein MAKKYEGCAVGIDLGTTYSCVAVWLEQHCRVEIIHNDQGNNTTPSCVAFTDQQRLIGEAAKNQAATNPENTVFDAKRLIGRKFSDPVIQKDKMLWPFKVVAGINDKPMISLNYKGQEKHLLAEEVSSMVLIKMREIAEAYLETPVENAVVTVPAYFNDSQRKATIDAGAIAGLNVMRIINEPTAAAIAYGLDKRTDCVEERNIFIFDLGGGTFDVSLLTIKDKVFQVKATAGNTHLGGEDFDNRMVNYFVQEFKRKNKVDISGNPRALRRLRSACERAKRILSYAVTTNIEVDALFQGVDFCSSITRAKFEEINMELFEECMETVDRCLSDANMDKSSVHDVVLVGGSSRIPKVQELLQGFFDGKVLCKSINPDEAVAYGAAVQAALLSKGIVNVPNLVLLDITPLSLGVSVQGDLMSVVIPRNTTIPVRRTKTYVTTEDNQSAVMIEVYEGERTRASDNNLLGFFTLSGIPPAPRGHPLYETFDIDENGILSVSAEEESTGNKNEITITNEKERLSTKEIKRMIQEAEYYKAEDKKFLRKAKAMNDLDYYVYKIKNALKKKDISSKLCSKEKENVSSAIARATDLLEDNNQQDDIVVFEDNLKELESIIERMKAMGKIG